A genomic region of Aureimonas populi contains the following coding sequences:
- a CDS encoding flagellar motor protein MotB, producing MSAQDGAAISRHGDIIIVRRRHEEEEAHHGGVWKIAFADFMTALMAFFLVMWLVNASDESTRRQVAQYFNPIKLNASTPPTPGLDTGETTPASQEPLPLSGETEAPGASDGKPVGGTETGGEDQAIFRDPYAVLAEIVAEGGGPGTQTGRNEPVPDGTGLPGLNGGDAYRDPFDPTSWQLQPNAEGRAEAEREAQSQFATLVVEPTPAVATAAEAEAPEAVVEEPAEAPAPAGSEADRLEQQLRMTTTPGTAAGVEVSEGEGGITISLADSLTSGMFEIGSARPNAATISLMEEIARVLSEREGTVIIRGHTDARPYRGEEFDNWRLSTARAHMAYYMLLRGGLDEARVSAIEGFADRRLKNPAEPDAAENRRIEILLQEPAA from the coding sequence GTGAGCGCACAGGACGGCGCGGCCATCAGCCGCCATGGCGACATCATCATCGTGCGCCGCAGGCACGAGGAGGAAGAGGCCCATCACGGAGGCGTCTGGAAGATCGCGTTCGCGGATTTCATGACGGCGCTGATGGCGTTCTTCCTGGTCATGTGGCTGGTGAACGCGTCGGACGAATCCACGCGGCGCCAGGTCGCGCAGTATTTCAACCCCATCAAGCTCAACGCCTCCACGCCGCCCACGCCCGGCCTCGACACGGGCGAGACGACCCCGGCCAGCCAGGAGCCGCTGCCCCTGTCCGGCGAGACGGAGGCGCCGGGCGCCTCGGACGGCAAGCCCGTGGGCGGCACGGAGACGGGCGGCGAGGATCAGGCGATCTTCCGCGACCCCTATGCGGTGCTGGCGGAAATCGTCGCCGAGGGCGGCGGGCCGGGCACGCAGACCGGCCGCAACGAGCCCGTGCCCGACGGCACGGGCCTGCCCGGCCTGAACGGCGGGGACGCCTATCGCGACCCCTTCGATCCGACCTCCTGGCAGCTCCAGCCCAATGCCGAGGGGCGTGCCGAGGCCGAGAGGGAGGCGCAGAGCCAGTTCGCGACGCTCGTCGTCGAGCCCACCCCCGCCGTGGCCACGGCCGCCGAGGCCGAGGCGCCGGAGGCCGTGGTGGAGGAACCGGCCGAGGCGCCCGCGCCGGCCGGCTCCGAGGCCGACCGGCTGGAGCAGCAACTGCGCATGACCACCACGCCCGGAACGGCCGCCGGCGTGGAGGTGAGCGAGGGCGAGGGCGGGATCACCATCTCGCTCGCCGACAGCCTGACCAGCGGCATGTTCGAGATCGGCTCGGCCAGGCCCAATGCCGCCACGATCAGCCTGATGGAGGAGATCGCCAGGGTCCTGTCCGAGCGCGAGGGAACCGTGATCATCCGCGGACACACGGACGCGCGGCCCTATCGGGGCGAGGAATTCGATAATTGGCGCCTGTCCACCGCGCGCGCCCACATGGCCTATTACATGCTCCTGCGCGGCGGCCTCGACGAGGCCCGCGTCTCGGCCATCGAGGGCTTCGCCGATCGCCGCCTGAAGAACCCGGCCGAGCCGGACGCCGCCGAGAACAGGCGCATCGAGATCCTGCTGCAAGAGCCGGCCGCGTGA
- a CDS encoding flagellar basal body-associated FliL family protein, with product MADENALAFDPGQLIAGEGGARPARMPIILGVAAATAIAVVAGGATGFLMSEMRQPDAAGAEEGGEAGEPAAPAAYGAGLGPLVIVPVEPIVTNISSPPSTILRVEASLVLKAEQAGDTDVLAAQVSADTLAFARSLDLAQIEGSRGLLHLREDLKQRAMQRSPAVADYIIHSLIAQ from the coding sequence ATGGCGGACGAGAACGCGCTGGCATTCGATCCAGGTCAGTTGATCGCCGGCGAGGGTGGCGCCAGGCCCGCCCGCATGCCCATCATCCTGGGCGTGGCGGCCGCCACCGCGATTGCCGTGGTGGCCGGCGGCGCCACCGGCTTCCTGATGAGCGAGATGCGCCAGCCCGACGCCGCCGGCGCCGAGGAGGGCGGGGAGGCCGGCGAGCCTGCCGCCCCCGCGGCCTACGGCGCCGGGCTCGGCCCGCTTGTCATCGTGCCGGTGGAGCCCATCGTCACCAACATCTCCTCGCCTCCCTCCACGATCCTGCGCGTCGAGGCCAGCCTCGTGCTGAAAGCCGAGCAGGCGGGCGACACCGACGTGCTCGCCGCGCAGGTCTCGGCCGACACGCTCGCTTTCGCCCGCTCGCTGGACCTTGCCCAGATCGAGGGCTCGCGCGGCCTCCTGCATCTGCGCGAGGACCTGAAGCAGCGCGCCATGCAGCGCTCGCCGGCCGTGGCCGACTACATCATCCACTCGCTGATCGCCCAATGA
- the flgH gene encoding flagellar basal body L-ring protein FlgH, whose amino-acid sequence MTSRQDFRAEPVMSPVGAGIHHNTPVVQPTSFPAELPRQTNSLWTDRNADFFRDTRALNVGDIVTVRIQIQDQAQLSNDSRRSRTGETEFGTDFDGNWRGRSFGTLGLNLDVSNDTSSQGRGSVRRSERIDLSVAAVVTQVLPNGNLFIAGQQEVRVNYELRVLQIAGFIRPGDILPNNTIPYDKIAEARISYGGRGRLSEVQQPAWGQQVLDNILPY is encoded by the coding sequence ATGACGAGCCGGCAGGACTTCCGCGCCGAGCCGGTGATGAGCCCGGTGGGCGCGGGCATCCACCACAACACCCCCGTGGTGCAGCCCACTTCCTTTCCGGCGGAGCTGCCGCGCCAGACGAACTCGCTCTGGACCGACCGCAACGCCGACTTCTTCCGCGACACCCGCGCGCTCAATGTCGGCGACATCGTCACGGTGCGCATCCAGATCCAGGACCAGGCCCAACTCAGCAACGACAGCCGTCGCTCGCGCACGGGCGAGACCGAGTTCGGCACCGATTTCGACGGCAACTGGCGCGGCCGCTCCTTTGGAACGCTCGGGCTCAATCTCGACGTGTCGAACGACACCAGCTCGCAGGGGCGCGGCTCGGTGCGCCGCTCGGAGCGGATCGACCTGTCGGTGGCCGCCGTCGTCACGCAGGTCCTGCCCAACGGCAACCTCTTCATCGCCGGCCAGCAGGAGGTGCGCGTCAATTACGAGCTGCGCGTGCTCCAGATCGCAGGCTTCATCCGGCCGGGCGACATCCTGCCCAACAACACCATTCCCTACGACAAGATCGCCGAGGCCCGTATCTCCTACGGCGGGCGCGGGCGCCTGTCGGAGGTGCAGCAGCCGGCCTGGGGCCAGCAGGTGCTCGACAACATCCTGCCGTACTGA
- the fliF gene encoding flagellar basal-body MS-ring/collar protein FliF, which yields MSLVVGAQAQQLLSNLNALGTRKLAALGLIGLLVVALVSLGAYALSRPQMETLYSGLDRQDVTRIGAALTEAGIPFDVNAAGDTVLTNFSQTASARMLLAERGLPRSDNAGYELFDQIGSMGLTSFMQQVTRVRALEGEIARTVQSLKDVRAARVHIVMPEEGSFRRERQPPSASVVIRTDDVAAFSSAQAIRHLVASAIPGMNVDQVTVLSTDGTLLASGDDGVSAAPSKQLGMEGVVSRQVEDSIRRTLAPYLGVGNFQSSVQAKLNTDRRSVNARTFDPDGRVERSVRTVRETGQATDRDSQTPTTVDQNVPQAEAQASPQGNESSEATERREELTNFEINETTVQTVSDGYEVERLSVAVVVNRSRLMQTVGEGATPEQLDTALAEIRALVSSAAGFSQARGDQIEVTAVDFLASGEELQPVEPVGIGETLARQSGTLINALTILLVAVLLIWFGLKPAIKAIAAPQPEALGAGGLGGEPIELGNAGFGEGDGAPAFPGFGADFGFGGGVGGGGGMDPDLLEDLTSRRDRSPQARLEQLIDFDEAQAASILKQWIHQKEAA from the coding sequence ATGTCCTTGGTCGTTGGGGCTCAAGCCCAGCAGCTCCTCTCCAATCTGAACGCACTTGGCACCCGCAAGCTCGCGGCGCTGGGCCTGATCGGCCTGCTCGTGGTCGCGCTGGTCTCGCTGGGGGCCTACGCGCTCTCGCGGCCACAGATGGAGACGCTTTATTCCGGCCTCGACAGGCAGGACGTGACGCGCATCGGCGCGGCGCTGACGGAGGCGGGCATTCCCTTCGACGTCAATGCGGCGGGCGATACCGTCCTGACCAATTTCTCGCAGACCGCGAGCGCCCGCATGTTGCTGGCAGAGCGCGGCCTGCCGCGATCGGACAATGCCGGCTACGAGCTGTTCGACCAGATCGGCTCCATGGGCCTGACTTCCTTCATGCAGCAGGTGACGCGCGTTCGCGCGCTGGAGGGCGAGATCGCCCGCACCGTGCAGTCTCTGAAGGACGTGCGCGCCGCGCGCGTCCACATCGTCATGCCGGAGGAGGGCTCCTTCCGCCGCGAGCGCCAGCCGCCCTCCGCCAGCGTCGTGATCCGCACCGACGACGTGGCCGCCTTCTCCTCCGCGCAGGCCATCCGCCATCTGGTGGCCAGCGCCATTCCCGGCATGAATGTCGACCAGGTCACGGTGCTCTCCACCGACGGCACGCTTCTGGCCTCGGGCGACGACGGGGTCTCCGCCGCGCCCTCCAAGCAGCTCGGCATGGAGGGGGTCGTCTCCCGGCAGGTGGAGGATTCCATCCGCCGCACGCTGGCGCCTTATCTGGGCGTGGGCAATTTCCAGTCCAGCGTGCAGGCCAAGCTCAACACGGACCGCCGCTCCGTCAACGCGCGCACCTTCGACCCCGACGGCCGCGTCGAGCGCTCCGTGCGCACGGTTCGCGAGACCGGGCAGGCGACGGACCGCGACAGCCAGACGCCGACCACGGTGGACCAGAACGTGCCGCAGGCCGAGGCGCAGGCCTCGCCCCAGGGCAATGAATCCTCCGAGGCGACCGAGCGGCGCGAGGAACTGACCAATTTCGAGATCAACGAGACCACCGTGCAGACGGTGAGCGATGGCTACGAGGTGGAGCGCCTGTCCGTCGCGGTCGTCGTCAACCGCAGCCGTCTGATGCAGACGGTGGGCGAGGGCGCGACGCCCGAGCAGTTGGATACGGCCCTGGCCGAGATCCGCGCGCTCGTCTCCTCCGCCGCCGGCTTCAGCCAGGCGCGGGGCGACCAGATCGAGGTGACGGCGGTGGACTTCCTGGCCAGCGGCGAGGAATTGCAGCCCGTCGAGCCCGTGGGCATCGGCGAGACGCTGGCCCGCCAGTCCGGCACGCTCATCAACGCGCTCACCATCCTTCTCGTGGCGGTGCTGCTCATCTGGTTCGGCCTCAAGCCCGCCATCAAGGCCATCGCCGCGCCCCAGCCCGAGGCGCTCGGCGCGGGCGGCCTGGGCGGCGAGCCCATCGAGCTGGGCAATGCCGGCTTCGGCGAGGGTGACGGCGCCCCGGCCTTCCCCGGGTTCGGCGCGGACTTCGGCTTCGGGGGCGGCGTCGGCGGGGGCGGGGGCATGGACCCCGATCTGCTGGAGGACCTGACGAGCCGCCGGGACCGCTCGCCGCAGGCGCGGCTGGAACAGCTCATCGATTTCGACGAGGCGCAGGCCGCCTCGATCCTGAAGCAGTGGATTCACCAGAAAGAGGCGGCTTAG
- the fliP gene encoding flagellar type III secretion system pore protein FliP (The bacterial flagellar biogenesis protein FliP forms a type III secretion system (T3SS)-type pore required for flagellar assembly.) yields the protein MRLFVLLLALLAAGPAFAQEAGGGGLGDLASLIPAGDAAISGRIVQLFGIVTVLSIAPGLLVMVTSFTRVVIALSILRMGLGLQSTPANLILISLSLFITFFVMTPTFDQAWRDGLRPLLQNEITEEEAFTRIADPFRDFMLSQVREQDLALFADISEASMRDRLPEVQQGSGEEGAVELRILIPAFMISELRRGFEIGFLIVLPFLVIDLIVATLTMSMGMMMLPPTIISLPFKILFFVLIDGWNMLTGSLVRSFF from the coding sequence ATGAGGCTTTTCGTCCTCCTGCTGGCGCTTCTGGCCGCCGGCCCCGCTTTCGCGCAGGAGGCGGGCGGCGGGGGGCTGGGCGATCTCGCCTCCCTCATTCCCGCCGGAGACGCGGCGATCTCGGGGCGCATCGTCCAGCTCTTCGGCATCGTCACGGTGCTGTCCATCGCGCCCGGCCTCCTGGTGATGGTCACGTCCTTCACGCGCGTCGTCATCGCGCTGTCCATCCTGCGCATGGGCCTGGGGCTCCAGTCGACGCCGGCCAACCTCATCCTCATCTCGCTGTCGCTGTTCATCACCTTCTTCGTGATGACGCCGACCTTCGACCAGGCCTGGCGCGACGGGCTGCGTCCGCTTCTGCAGAACGAGATCACCGAGGAGGAGGCCTTCACCCGCATCGCCGACCCCTTCCGCGACTTCATGCTGTCCCAGGTGCGCGAGCAGGATTTGGCGCTCTTCGCCGACATCTCGGAAGCCTCGATGCGCGACCGCCTGCCGGAGGTGCAGCAGGGTTCGGGAGAGGAAGGCGCGGTCGAGCTGCGCATCCTGATCCCCGCCTTCATGATCTCCGAATTGCGGCGCGGCTTCGAGATCGGCTTCCTCATCGTCCTGCCCTTCCTCGTGATCGACCTGATCGTCGCGACGCTGACCATGTCCATGGGCATGATGATGCTGCCGCCCACCATCATTTCCCTGCCGTTCAAGATATTGTTCTTCGTCCTCATCGACGGCTGGAACATGCTGACGGGCTCTCTGGTGCGCTCCTTCTTCTGA
- a CDS encoding flagellar hook-length control protein FliK, producing the protein MNIPGAPMPLDRDVLPAAKGGRRDGADARAFDVEVGKLEGRGGETPRRAETRPEASEQGLGDAPEKAPDDEAPAEPRRAAGEMLGLIDAANRARTPPPAEEAQAGEPAGHEGAADDAEVPASPRAGRETADVITLARGRVKLEVVHMETHFEPGQDGGVIVRKDGEAQASGEAADEDALLRILSGPSGKADREAGTETVAIRPRFDETLARLGAAEGEAAPVSKAASGRSAAGRATLLDGRSARFAALEERFAPAAAPAVASSTTAPTGNALPMTGQIAARIVDAFAPGSGGPKGEAELPSGETHLRMRAGGAALKTLTIQLQPETLGTLDVSMRLVDGQLTLELSASRMETARVLLEDKASLKSLLEKAGFSVDESAITVVARDTVPAAQRGAETGGEGTMQRQGEPAGQEAGRQNRPQKDSEPDRRQPDRGGENASSARQPSSSVYL; encoded by the coding sequence ATGAACATTCCCGGTGCCCCGATGCCTCTCGACCGGGACGTGCTCCCAGCCGCAAAGGGGGGGCGGCGCGACGGCGCCGACGCGCGCGCCTTCGACGTCGAGGTGGGCAAGCTGGAAGGGCGGGGCGGTGAGACGCCGCGCCGGGCCGAGACGCGCCCCGAGGCAAGCGAGCAAGGGCTCGGCGATGCCCCCGAGAAAGCCCCGGACGATGAAGCGCCGGCCGAGCCCAGGCGGGCCGCCGGGGAAATGCTCGGCCTGATCGACGCAGCCAACCGCGCCCGCACTCCGCCGCCCGCCGAAGAGGCGCAGGCCGGGGAGCCGGCCGGGCACGAGGGGGCGGCGGACGACGCCGAGGTGCCTGCTTCGCCGCGCGCGGGGCGCGAGACCGCCGATGTGATCACGCTCGCCAGGGGCCGGGTGAAGCTCGAAGTCGTTCACATGGAAACGCATTTCGAGCCCGGCCAGGACGGCGGCGTGATCGTGCGCAAGGACGGCGAGGCGCAGGCTTCAGGCGAGGCGGCCGACGAGGACGCGCTCCTGCGCATCCTGTCCGGCCCTTCGGGCAAGGCGGACCGGGAGGCAGGTACGGAAACGGTGGCGATCCGCCCGCGCTTCGACGAGACGCTGGCGCGCCTCGGTGCCGCCGAGGGGGAGGCCGCCCCGGTGAGCAAGGCGGCGAGCGGGCGCTCGGCCGCCGGCCGCGCAACCCTGTTGGATGGGCGCTCGGCGCGCTTCGCCGCGCTGGAAGAGCGGTTCGCGCCTGCCGCCGCCCCCGCCGTCGCATCCTCGACCACCGCCCCGACCGGTAACGCGCTGCCCATGACGGGCCAGATCGCCGCGCGCATCGTCGATGCCTTCGCGCCGGGCTCGGGCGGGCCGAAGGGCGAGGCCGAGCTACCCTCCGGCGAGACCCATCTTCGCATGCGCGCCGGCGGCGCCGCGCTCAAGACGCTGACGATCCAGCTTCAGCCCGAGACGCTGGGCACGCTCGACGTTTCCATGCGCCTCGTGGACGGCCAACTGACCCTGGAACTCTCGGCCAGCCGCATGGAAACCGCCCGTGTCCTCCTGGAGGACAAGGCGAGCCTGAAGTCGCTTCTCGAAAAGGCGGGCTTCTCGGTGGACGAAAGCGCGATCACCGTGGTGGCGCGCGATACCGTTCCGGCCGCCCAGCGCGGCGCGGAGACAGGCGGCGAAGGGACCATGCAGCGCCAGGGCGAGCCGGCCGGGCAGGAGGCCGGGCGGCAAAATCGTCCACAGAAAGATTCGGAACCTGATCGACGGCAGCCGGATCGCGGAGGTGAAAACGCATCTTCAGCGCGTCAACCGTCGTCTTCCGTCTACCTCTGA
- a CDS encoding MotE family protein — MKSVRLALAGFTLLSSLAPAVLAQEGAPLQPRQSVRVIGEDGTEQSVAPVVLSDVERYCTAIADPAREAREALQSERLRELEAEVDKRIDELEAKRAEYQEWLDKREAFLRSTSSIMLDIYATMRPDAAAAQLAGIDREAAAAIIAKLKARQASAIMTEMPATVASELAGLIVKRTDRSADLETAGVGGEARS; from the coding sequence ATGAAAAGCGTCCGCCTCGCCCTTGCGGGCTTCACCCTCCTTTCCTCCCTCGCCCCCGCCGTCCTGGCGCAGGAGGGCGCGCCCCTCCAGCCGCGCCAGAGCGTGCGGGTGATCGGCGAGGACGGCACCGAGCAATCGGTGGCCCCGGTGGTCCTCAGCGATGTGGAGCGCTATTGCACCGCCATCGCCGACCCCGCCCGCGAGGCCCGCGAGGCCCTGCAGAGCGAGCGCCTGCGCGAGCTGGAGGCCGAGGTCGACAAGCGCATCGACGAGCTGGAGGCCAAGCGCGCCGAGTACCAGGAATGGCTCGACAAGCGCGAGGCCTTCCTGCGCTCCACCTCCTCCATCATGCTCGACATCTACGCGACCATGCGTCCGGACGCCGCCGCCGCCCAGCTCGCGGGCATCGACCGGGAAGCCGCCGCTGCGATCATCGCCAAGCTGAAGGCGCGCCAGGCCAGCGCGATCATGACCGAGATGCCCGCCACCGTGGCCTCCGAGCTGGCCGGCCTCATCGTGAAGCGCACCGACCGCAGCGCGGACCTCGAAACGGCCGGCGTCGGCGGGGAGGCCCGCTCGTGA